Proteins encoded in a region of the Rhodopirellula halodulae genome:
- a CDS encoding winged helix-turn-helix domain-containing protein, with the protein MKTRQFSIEQTRRIALASQGFRDKRPTGPVTARHFRRALDRMQVLQLDSVNVVCRSHFLPMFSRLGNYDREKLDTWLWRSGENLEYVGHEASITPVSTRPLLAHRFEENRWGRAKIEEEHPEYVQQVLEEVRQVGAISVRDLSNPGQKTGTWWGGSIGKRTLEWLYTTGRINICHRDRSFVSHYDVPERLIPEPVRSIEPMARRDAQKQLLLIGAKAHGIGTATDLADYFRIRMPEARPLLKELVDEQRLQLVTVDGWEEDAYWIPGTSCPKSISVNTLLTPFDPVVWFRPRAKRLFGFDYKIEIYTPESKRKYGYYVLPYLLNDRLAGRVDVKADRASGTLLAKACFHEPDEHPGEVADSLAIALRELASFLGLNEIRVGRRGNLSRYLPRELT; encoded by the coding sequence ATGAAAACCCGACAATTCTCGATCGAACAGACACGCCGCATTGCGCTGGCGTCTCAAGGCTTTCGAGACAAACGCCCCACGGGGCCGGTGACCGCCCGCCACTTTCGGCGAGCCTTGGATCGGATGCAAGTTTTGCAATTGGACTCCGTCAACGTGGTTTGTCGGTCGCACTTCCTGCCGATGTTTTCGCGATTGGGAAATTACGATCGTGAAAAACTGGACACGTGGTTGTGGCGGAGCGGTGAAAATCTGGAATACGTGGGACATGAAGCTTCGATCACTCCCGTGTCCACGCGGCCACTGTTGGCTCATCGCTTCGAAGAGAATCGTTGGGGGCGAGCCAAGATCGAGGAAGAGCACCCGGAGTACGTCCAGCAGGTACTCGAGGAAGTACGACAAGTCGGAGCCATCTCGGTTCGCGATCTTTCGAACCCCGGACAGAAAACCGGGACTTGGTGGGGAGGATCCATTGGGAAACGGACGTTGGAATGGTTGTACACGACCGGGCGAATCAACATCTGCCATCGCGATCGCAGTTTTGTTTCGCACTACGATGTTCCGGAACGGCTGATCCCGGAACCGGTCCGTTCAATTGAACCGATGGCACGACGGGACGCGCAGAAGCAACTGTTGCTCATCGGGGCCAAGGCTCATGGGATTGGGACCGCGACCGATCTAGCGGACTACTTTCGGATTCGGATGCCCGAGGCTCGGCCACTGCTAAAAGAACTGGTGGACGAGCAGCGTTTGCAATTGGTGACGGTCGACGGATGGGAGGAAGATGCGTACTGGATCCCAGGAACAAGTTGTCCGAAATCCATTTCAGTCAACACGTTGCTGACTCCGTTTGATCCCGTGGTGTGGTTTCGTCCGCGAGCCAAACGGTTATTCGGCTTTGACTACAAGATCGAGATCTATACGCCGGAATCGAAACGAAAGTATGGCTACTACGTTTTGCCTTACTTGTTGAATGACCGGTTGGCGGGCCGCGTGGATGTCAAAGCGGATCGAGCGTCGGGGACGTTGCTCGCCAAAGCTTGCTTTCACGAACCAGACGAGCACCCTGGCGAGGTCGCCGATTCGCTCGCGATCGCTTTGCGAGAGCTTGCAAGTTTTCTCGGGCTGAACGAAATTCGCGTCGGACGACGAGGGAATCTGTCACGATATCTGCCACGTGAGCTCACATGA
- a CDS encoding TVP38/TMEM64 family protein — MKSDTLVRWGCIAVIAICCLLMVRSLPLGQLMESLNDWVRTLGVWGPLVLVLLYIVATVLFVPGTILTLAAGALFGLVIGMVVVSIGSTVGAALAFLITRYVAREKVAQVAKSNPRFAAIDRAIGEGGWKIVGLLRLSPALPFNLQNYLYGLTPIRFGPYVLTSWIAMMPGTFLYVYLGHVTGAAVGGDRDRTTAEWVLLGVGLLATIAVTVYVTRLARRQLSEQTVGDMGTQNEPQGELRDGDVVDQVESRRHTNSSDQASSRGTLWWLFGVAAVIVPLTVWVVQNQSTIEDQLNQWLKSPG; from the coding sequence ATGAAGAGCGACACTTTGGTCCGATGGGGCTGCATCGCCGTGATCGCCATCTGCTGTCTCTTGATGGTTCGCTCGCTGCCGCTGGGCCAGCTCATGGAATCGCTGAATGATTGGGTGCGGACCTTGGGTGTTTGGGGCCCGTTGGTTCTGGTGCTGCTCTACATCGTGGCAACCGTATTGTTTGTTCCCGGGACCATTTTGACGTTGGCGGCCGGGGCTTTGTTTGGGTTGGTAATTGGAATGGTGGTGGTGTCGATCGGATCCACGGTTGGGGCAGCCCTTGCCTTTTTGATCACCCGCTATGTGGCACGGGAGAAGGTTGCACAAGTTGCGAAATCCAATCCCCGATTCGCGGCGATCGATCGAGCGATCGGTGAAGGCGGGTGGAAGATTGTCGGCTTGCTGCGTCTATCTCCGGCGCTTCCCTTCAATTTGCAGAACTACCTCTACGGGTTAACGCCCATTCGATTCGGCCCGTATGTTTTGACGAGCTGGATTGCGATGATGCCGGGGACTTTCCTCTACGTGTATTTGGGCCACGTAACGGGGGCCGCGGTTGGTGGTGACCGAGACCGAACCACCGCGGAATGGGTTTTGCTCGGGGTGGGTTTGTTAGCAACGATTGCGGTGACGGTTTATGTGACGCGTTTGGCGAGGCGGCAACTGAGCGAGCAGACTGTTGGCGACATGGGCACGCAGAATGAACCACAGGGTGAACTGCGCGATGGAGACGTGGTCGATCAAGTGGAGTCGCGGCGACACACGAATTCGAGTGACCAAGCCTCGTCGCGAGGGACATTGTGGTGGTTGTTCGGTGTCGCCGCCGTGATCGTGCCGCTGACGGTGTGGGTCGTGCAAAATCAATCCACGATCGAAGATCAGCTCAACCAGTGGTTGAAGTCCCCGGGGTAG
- a CDS encoding GNAT family N-acetyltransferase, whose protein sequence is MNDSHKNALGRATEQAMGMSQATWERHANPWSGWTRVAIFPLLTLAIWSRVWIGWWSVTCVAIVAIWIWLNPRVFPPPQSVDNWMSRGVLGEQIWLRQRDALASHHRHVIRSTITIASVGALVWLIGVTTLNLTATLTGMVASMLGKLWFIDRMVWLQREAEASEPSSNRLPLPFHNTATSHVNLSSTVAYQTEPDLSVDEFIQVLQRSTLSERRPADRSRLETMLRRADLIVTARTELGKIIGISRAISDFSYCTYLSDLAVDQDYQKRGIGQQLIRRTHVHAGLQTTLILLSAPSAQTYYPHIGMHPHDSCWVIRSDQ, encoded by the coding sequence ATGAACGATTCCCATAAAAACGCCCTTGGTCGAGCCACCGAACAAGCGATGGGCATGAGCCAGGCCACTTGGGAGCGTCACGCGAACCCGTGGAGCGGCTGGACTCGTGTTGCCATCTTTCCATTGTTAACGCTTGCGATCTGGAGCCGCGTCTGGATTGGATGGTGGTCCGTGACCTGCGTCGCAATCGTCGCGATATGGATCTGGCTCAATCCGCGAGTGTTCCCACCGCCTCAATCGGTCGACAACTGGATGTCACGGGGCGTGCTGGGGGAGCAAATTTGGTTGCGCCAGCGGGACGCACTGGCGAGCCACCACCGACACGTCATTCGATCCACCATCACGATCGCATCCGTCGGCGCATTGGTTTGGTTGATCGGTGTGACCACGCTGAATCTAACCGCGACGCTCACTGGCATGGTGGCATCGATGCTGGGCAAACTCTGGTTCATTGACCGAATGGTTTGGCTGCAACGCGAAGCGGAAGCTTCCGAACCGAGTTCAAACAGATTGCCACTTCCTTTCCACAACACAGCAACATCGCACGTGAACCTTTCATCCACCGTCGCCTATCAAACAGAACCTGATTTAAGTGTTGATGAATTCATTCAGGTGCTGCAACGATCCACGCTTTCCGAACGTCGGCCAGCCGATCGCTCACGTTTGGAAACGATGTTGCGCCGTGCGGATTTGATCGTCACCGCTCGGACCGAGTTGGGAAAAATCATCGGAATTTCACGTGCGATTTCTGACTTCAGCTACTGCACCTATTTGTCCGATCTCGCCGTCGACCAGGACTACCAGAAACGTGGCATCGGCCAGCAACTCATCCGCCGGACACATGTTCACGCGGGACTGCAGACCACGTTGATTTTGCTTTCGGCACCGTCGGCTCAAACGTATTACCCTCACATCGGCATGCATCCACATGATTCCTGTTGGGTCATTCGCTCGGACCAATGA
- a CDS encoding rhodanese-like domain-containing protein, which translates to MKTIDVKQCAEQLRQSNAELIDVRTPVEFREVHAEGATNIPLDRLDPKAFVDSRNGNSGQPFYVICRSGNRSTQAAQRFLDAGINEVVNVEGGTSAWESAGLPVQRGKKAISLERQVRIAAGLLVIVGVLLAMFIHPCFMGLSAFVGAGLVFAGVTDTCGMGMLLAKMPWNQCSSTGSCSV; encoded by the coding sequence ATGAAAACCATTGATGTCAAACAATGCGCCGAACAACTGCGTCAAAGCAACGCGGAATTGATTGACGTTCGAACGCCAGTCGAATTTCGCGAAGTGCATGCCGAAGGCGCCACCAACATTCCACTGGATCGTTTGGATCCGAAAGCCTTCGTCGATTCGCGAAATGGCAACTCGGGGCAACCGTTCTACGTCATCTGCCGCAGCGGAAACCGCTCGACTCAAGCTGCCCAGCGTTTCCTAGACGCGGGTATCAACGAGGTGGTCAACGTCGAAGGTGGAACCTCCGCTTGGGAATCGGCTGGGTTGCCAGTCCAACGTGGCAAGAAAGCCATTTCACTCGAGCGGCAAGTCCGCATCGCCGCCGGTTTGCTGGTCATCGTCGGGGTCTTGCTGGCGATGTTCATTCATCCTTGCTTCATGGGCCTGTCGGCCTTCGTCGGTGCCGGACTCGTTTTCGCGGGCGTCACGGACACCTGCGGAATGGGTATGTTGTTGGCCAAGATGCCATGGAACCAATGTTCCTCAACGGGATCTTGTTCCGTCTAA
- a CDS encoding mechanosensitive ion channel family protein, translated as MPRHPAISLSMLRVLCSTWIAAICLVGSTCLAQDSDSKEASAETPKPAPLTTADPQVPLDNLKVMVKPLTQDELAIEADAWFELLKSKARQIAVVKLSVKKTSEALDADDQQTASKSLEEAEKVRHLADDAAERTKQSVTQAAKENLGITEDDANGTDATNEDANEEDAETIDQDSSTESADDGVTPTANAAAEMKTELLEDITVLQDERTSLSDRLSVVLDSWEAKGGEVESYRQYIVAVSGVEFDTTDAEAAWSTVVGWFISKEGGQRWAWNILKFVLILLIAYVLSKILAGMVNWLLERKIHLSQLAERLIANTIRNVLLAVGFAVALTALEVDIAPILAAIGATGLVVGLALQDTLSNFASGLMILVNRPFDVGDVVNAGGVTGKVHQMNLVSTTFHTFDNQTIYVPNNEIWNNVITNITANDKRRVDMEFGIGYSDDFEEAEQIITDVVKAHELVLSDPEPVVVTHALADSSVNIVCRPWAATTDWWQVKTEVTREVKRRFDAAGISIPFPQQDVHIYQTSAPNGNE; from the coding sequence ATGCCACGACATCCAGCCATTTCCCTCAGCATGCTTCGCGTGCTGTGCTCCACTTGGATCGCAGCCATTTGTCTGGTTGGTTCAACGTGCTTGGCGCAAGATTCCGATTCGAAAGAGGCCTCCGCCGAAACGCCCAAGCCGGCTCCGCTGACGACGGCCGATCCACAGGTGCCGCTGGACAATTTGAAGGTGATGGTCAAACCGCTGACTCAAGATGAGCTTGCGATCGAGGCCGACGCTTGGTTTGAATTGCTTAAGAGCAAAGCTCGCCAGATTGCGGTCGTCAAACTGAGTGTCAAGAAGACCAGCGAAGCACTCGATGCCGACGATCAACAAACAGCATCGAAATCACTGGAAGAAGCCGAAAAGGTTCGGCATCTGGCAGACGACGCGGCGGAACGCACGAAGCAATCTGTCACGCAAGCCGCCAAAGAGAACCTGGGTATCACAGAAGACGATGCCAATGGCACAGACGCGACCAATGAGGATGCCAACGAAGAAGACGCGGAAACCATCGACCAGGACAGCTCCACCGAATCAGCCGATGACGGTGTCACGCCGACGGCAAATGCCGCCGCGGAAATGAAAACGGAATTGCTGGAGGACATCACGGTCCTGCAAGACGAACGCACCTCGTTGAGCGACCGGCTTTCTGTTGTGCTGGATTCCTGGGAGGCCAAGGGCGGGGAGGTGGAAAGCTATCGCCAGTACATCGTGGCGGTCTCCGGAGTCGAATTCGACACGACGGATGCGGAAGCGGCTTGGTCGACGGTGGTCGGATGGTTCATTTCCAAAGAGGGCGGCCAACGTTGGGCGTGGAACATCCTGAAGTTCGTTCTAATCTTGTTGATTGCCTATGTGCTTTCAAAGATTTTGGCCGGCATGGTGAATTGGTTGCTGGAAAGAAAGATCCATCTCTCGCAACTGGCGGAGCGATTGATCGCGAACACGATCCGCAATGTGTTGCTCGCAGTTGGATTCGCCGTGGCTCTGACGGCGTTGGAAGTGGACATCGCGCCGATCCTGGCCGCGATCGGGGCGACCGGCTTGGTTGTCGGCTTGGCATTGCAAGACACCCTGAGCAACTTTGCCAGCGGATTGATGATCTTGGTCAATCGTCCGTTTGACGTCGGCGATGTGGTCAACGCGGGAGGCGTGACCGGGAAAGTGCATCAAATGAATCTGGTGTCCACCACCTTTCATACCTTCGACAACCAAACGATCTACGTTCCCAACAACGAGATCTGGAACAACGTGATCACCAACATCACCGCCAACGACAAACGTCGTGTCGACATGGAGTTTGGGATTGGATACAGCGATGATTTCGAAGAAGCCGAACAAATCATCACTGATGTTGTGAAGGCTCACGAACTGGTGCTCAGCGATCCCGAACCCGTCGTCGTCACCCACGCGCTGGCCGACTCTTCGGTCAACATTGTCTGTCGCCCCTGGGCCGCCACGACCGATTGGTGGCAGGTCAAAACGGAGGTGACACGCGAGGTCAAACGACGCTTTGACGCGGCCGGAATCTCCATCCCATTCCCACAGCAGGACGTTCACATCTACCAAACCAGTGCACCGAATGGGAACGAGTAG
- a CDS encoding ArsR/SmtB family transcription factor has product MASKTQTKSEPTSKPRGGVDCFTEAAECLKVLAHPVRLRVVQLLLHGRFTVGELAEDCQIADNAMSDHLRLLQRCGFLNSERDGRRVYYQIAEPHLQQLMGCVESRFLPADA; this is encoded by the coding sequence ATGGCCTCAAAAACCCAAACGAAATCAGAACCAACGTCCAAACCGAGAGGAGGCGTGGATTGCTTCACCGAAGCCGCCGAATGCCTCAAAGTCTTGGCACACCCGGTGCGTCTGCGAGTGGTGCAGCTCTTGCTTCACGGGCGTTTCACCGTCGGTGAATTGGCGGAAGACTGTCAAATTGCTGACAATGCCATGTCCGATCACCTGCGGTTGCTGCAGCGATGCGGTTTCCTGAACAGTGAACGTGATGGCCGGCGAGTTTACTACCAAATCGCGGAACCTCACCTGCAGCAATTGATGGGGTGTGTGGAAAGCCGGTTTCTTCCCGCTGACGCCTGA
- a CDS encoding bacterioferritin yields the protein MSHTKTIENLQRALSMELTATHQYQLHACVLDDWGMGLLASKMREELHEELGHSEEFLNRILFLKGEPKLDMQKTPVQAKSLKEMFQSDLADEQEAIEFYTTASIQAAEDRDIGTRQLFERIAVDEEGHAGWLELQLDLLERMGEPAYIAKHMPADGS from the coding sequence ATGAGTCACACCAAAACCATTGAAAACTTGCAACGTGCGTTGTCCATGGAACTGACGGCCACGCATCAATACCAACTCCACGCTTGCGTGTTGGATGATTGGGGAATGGGATTGCTCGCTTCGAAGATGCGAGAGGAATTGCATGAGGAACTGGGACACTCCGAGGAATTTCTCAACCGCATTCTCTTCTTGAAAGGCGAACCCAAACTGGACATGCAAAAGACGCCGGTCCAAGCGAAATCGCTGAAGGAGATGTTTCAATCTGACTTGGCCGACGAACAGGAAGCCATCGAGTTTTACACGACGGCTTCGATCCAAGCCGCTGAAGATCGTGACATTGGAACGCGACAACTCTTTGAACGCATCGCGGTGGACGAAGAAGGCCACGCCGGTTGGCTGGAATTGCAACTGGATCTGTTGGAACGCATGGGCGAACCCGCTTACATCGCCAAGCACATGCCTGCTGACGGTTCTTAA